One window of Triticum dicoccoides isolate Atlit2015 ecotype Zavitan chromosome 5A, WEW_v2.0, whole genome shotgun sequence genomic DNA carries:
- the LOC119302544 gene encoding RHOMBOID-like protein 2 yields the protein MEGGGEGKGRAAPATAAGGGFGGYESAGDRKWWPWLVPTVIVACVAVFVVEMWVNDCPRHGSALGGGCVAGFLRRFSFQPLRENPLLGPSSTTLGKMGALDWNKVVHQHQGWRLISCIWLHAGLIHLVVNMLSLLFIGIRLEQQFGFVRIGAIYLLSGFGGSVMSALFLRNNYISVGASGALFGLLGSMLSELLMNWTIYSNKVAAIITLLFIIAINVAIGILPHADNFAHIGGFLTGFLLGFVLLARPQFGWLERSELPHTNQPPKYKPYQYVLWVVALVLLLVGFTLSLVMLFKGKNGNDGCHWCHYLNCVPTSRWKCDT from the exons ATGGAGGGGGGCGGCGAGGGGAAGGgccgggcggcgccggcgacggcggcggggggaGGGTTCGGAGGGTACGAGTCGGCCGGGGACCGCAAGTGGTGGCCCTGGCTCGTGCCCACCGTCATCGTCGCCTGCGTCGCCGTCTTCGTCGTCGAGATGTGGGTCAACGACTGCCCCAGGCACGGCAGCGCGCTCGGCGGCGGCTGCGTCGCGGGATTCCTCCGGCGATTCTCCTTCCAGCCGCTCCGCGAGAACCCGCTCCTCGGGCCCTCCTCCACCAC TTTGGGGAAAATGGGAGCTCTGGACTGGAACAAGGTTGTCCATCAGCACCAGGGGTGGCGTCTCATTAGCTGCATCTGGCTCCATGCTGGCCTGATCCATTTGGTTGTGAACATGCTAAGTCTGCTGTTTATTGGGATTCGTCTTGAGCAGCAATTTGGGTTTG TTCGCATTGGCGCTATCTACCTACTGTCTGGTTTCGGTGGCAGCGTGATGTCTGCACTCTTCCTACGAAATAACTACATCTCTGTTGGTGCATCTGGAGCTTTATTTGGGCTGCTTGGATCTATGCTTTCTGAGCTACTTATGAACTGGACTATTTACTCCAACAAG GTTGCAGCCATAATAACCCTTCTGTTTATAATCGCGATCAACGTGGCAATCGGGATACTACCGCATGCTGATAACTTTGCTCACATTGGTGGATTCCTGACCGGGTTCCTTTTGGGGTTCGTTCTGCTGGCAAGGCCACAATTCGGTTGGTTGGAACGCAGCGAGCTGCCCCATACCAATCAGCCCCCCAAGTACAAACCATACCAATATGTCCTGTGGGTTGTGGCACTCGTCTTGCTGCTTGTCGG GTTCACGCTTTCGTTGgtgatgctcttcaagggcaaGAACGGGAATGACGGCTGCCACTGGTGCCACTACCTGAACTGTGTGCCGACGTCGAGGTGGAAGTGCGATACCTAG